In Phlebotomus papatasi isolate M1 chromosome 1, Ppap_2.1, whole genome shotgun sequence, the following proteins share a genomic window:
- the LOC129810146 gene encoding solute carrier family 25 member 44 has product MSTPGEPESSKFLKTIEWEMMDKARFFPLSMLSSFTVRCCLYPLTVIKTQLQVQFRNDVYSGMLDAGSKIYKSDGISGLYRGFWISSVQLVSGVFYISTYESVRHVLGQYGAGQRVKALVAGGCASVIGQTLIVPFDVISQHMMVLGMPATDKAGLNPLGIKPQKGRFRLAAGITKEIYRRDGFAGFYRGYTASLMAYVPNSALWWAFYHLYQDQLYKILPYWSSHLLVQCIAGSFGGFTTTLITNPLDILRARLQVQRLGSIRVAFNELWAEEKMHMFFKGLSARLVQSAAFSFSIILGYETIKRISVKEQYKHLVKW; this is encoded by the exons ATGTCTACTCCAGGTGAGCCTGAGTCTTCGAAATTTCTCAAGACTATCGAGTGGGAGATGATGGACAAGGCCAGGTTCTTTCCATTGAGCATGCTGAGTTCCTTCACGGTGCGTTGTTGCCTCTATCCTCTCACTGTGATCAAGACGCAGCTTCAGGTGCAATTCCGGAACGACGTCTATTCGGGCATGCTGGATGCTGGTTCAAAGATTTACAAATCCGATGGGATTTCTGGACTCTATCGGGGTTTCTGGATATCTTCTGTGCAGCTGGTTTCGGGTGTTTTCTACATCAGCACTTATGAGAGTGTACGCCATGTGTTGGGCCAGTATGGGGCTGGGCAACGGGTCAAGGCCCTTGTGGCTGGTGGATGTGCTTCAGTTATCGGGCAAACGCTTATTGTGCCCTTCGACGTCATCTCGCAGCATATGATGGTGCTAGGGATGCCAGCTACAGACAAAGCAGGTCTCAATCCATTGGGCATCAAGCCACAGAAGGGACGTTTTCGGCTGGCAGCCGGTATTACCAAAGAGATCTACAGGAGAGATGGTTTTGCTGGTTTCTATCGTGGATATACGGCCAGTTTGATGGCCTATGTTCCGAATTCCGCGCTCTGGTGGGCCTTCTATCATCTCTATCAAG ACCAACTGTACAAAATCCTACCGTATTGGTCATCTCATTTATTGGTGCAGTGCATCGCTGGTAGTTTTGGTGGCTTCACCACAACTCTCATTACCAATCCTCTGGACATTCTGCGAGCGAGGCTTCAGGTGCAGCGCCTAGGCTCCATCCGGGTGGCCTTCAATGAGCTGTGGGCCGAAGAGAAGATGCACATGTTCTTCAAGGGACTGTCAGCACGTCTGGTACAGAGTGCAGCATTCTCATTTAGCATTATCCTAGGCTATGAAACAATTAAAAGGATATCTGTGAAGGAACAATACAAACACTTAGTAAAATGGTGA